The following proteins are encoded in a genomic region of Cricetulus griseus strain 17A/GY chromosome 7, alternate assembly CriGri-PICRH-1.0, whole genome shotgun sequence:
- the LOC118239194 gene encoding myristoylated alanine-rich C-kinase substrate-like isoform X2: MGGYLGRARRRRPSLTVPTRDLQKRPSLRVHRVSRSLRVNSMDGCLNMADSLSLEDDEALADSQEQPGRVMVVHTQRYPVGKARDLLVGVFSSLFLIGQHNSVRTLMGSRMSRSLMILKVVSTKGRATLRFVLGQPVLIIWSFLTGYFSTQSRKKTRISALQEISKSKSKRIRAKKKKDPTTLGKGGEGFAKQEEDSPVINRPSDQGKDSDGSVSAPSAFRHLFVNGVLSSFVPRPGPLGRDICSKNSAKSCIKESQIAFKSSYKRNAIASSYSSSLAQWPPERIHVLATRGAAPIAISRAAAKGAAAGATRGAAPGAISGAAATGAAAGDTRDATPDDAAGAVRRVAPGAVSGAATGAAAGATGGVAPGAVSGAATGAAAGATRGVAPCAVPEAATGAAARVCATSSVPSAAVGAAAQATRGADPDDAADASRAAAARATPGAAPGAAADAALSATPGTASGAAADAASSDAPCTLPLASPDSSHLKEATDKGDEKDSASPYDGAKARRN; this comes from the coding sequence ATGGGTGGTTACCTGGGCCGGGCTCGCCGTCGCCGTCCGTCCCTGACTGTGCCCACTAGGGACCTCCAGAAGAGGCCCTCGCTACGGGTCCATCGTGTTTCCCGGTCTCTCCGGGTTAATTCCATGGACGGGTGTCTGAACATGGCTGACAGCCTGTCTTTGGAAGATGATGAGGCTTTAGCCGATTCCCAGGAGCAACCTGGGCGCGTGATGGTTGTTCACACGCAGCGATATCCAGTGGGGAAGGCTCGGGACTTACTCGTTGGAGTCTTTTCCTCACTGTTCTTGATTGGCCAGCACAACTCAGTGCGGACACTGATGGGTTCCAGGATGTCCCGAAGCTTAATGATCCTGAAGGTGGTCTCCACGAAGGGCAGAGCCACGCTCCGTTTTGTTCTGGGGCAACCGGTCCTGATTATATGGTCTTTCCTCACTGGCTACTTCTCGACTCAATCTAGGAAGAAGACACGGATTAGTGCTCTCCAAGAGatcagcaaaagcaaaagcaaaagaattcgagcaaagaaaaagaaagatcccACTACCTTGGGAAAAGGTGGAGAAGGATTTGCCAAGCAGGAGGAAGACTCCCCAGTCATCAACAGACCTTCTGATCAGGGAAAGGACTCTGATGGCAGTGTGAGTGCCCCATCTGCATTTAGACATCTTTTTGTCAACGGTGTACTCTCTTCTTTTGTACCCAGGCCGGGTCCTTTGGGTAGGGATATCTGTTCCAAGAACTCAGCAAAGAGCTGTATTAAAGAATCCCAGATCGCCTTCAAGAGTTCATACAAACGAAATGCCATTGCCAGCTCCTACAGTTCCTCTCTAGCACAGTGGCCACCAGAGAGGATTCATGTACTAGCTACCCGAGGTGCTGCCCCTATTGCCATTTCAAGGGCTGCTGCCAAAGGCGCTGCTGCAGGCGCTACCCGAGGTGCTGCCCCTGGTGCCATTTCAGGGGCTGCTGCCACAGGCGCTGCTGCAGGCGATACCCGGGATGCTACCCCAGATGATGCTGCAGGCGCTGTCCGAAGGGTTGCCCCTGGTGCTGTTTCAGGGGCTGCCACAGGCGCTGCTGCAGGCGCTACCGGAGGGGTTGCCCCTGGTGCCGTTTCAGGGGCTGCCACAGGCGCTGCTGCAGGCGCTACCCGAGGGGTTGCCCCTTGTGCTGTTCCAGAGGCTGCCACAGGCGCTGCTGCACGTGTATGTGCTACAAGTTCTGTCCCAAGTGCTGCCGTAGGTGCTGCTGCACAAGCTACCCGAGGTGCTGACCCAGATGATGCTGCGGATGCTTCCCGAGCTGCTGCTGCACGTGCTACCCCAGGCGCTGCTCCTGGTGCTGCTGCAGATGCTGCCCTAAGTGCTACCCCAGGCACTGCTTCAGGGGCTGCAGCAGATGCTGCTTCAAGTGACGCACCATGCACTCTGCCACTCGCCAGCCCAGACTCATCCCACTTGAAGGAGGCTACAGATAAAGGCGATGAGAAAGACAGTGCATCTCCAT